From Acidobacteriota bacterium, one genomic window encodes:
- a CDS encoding PQQ-binding-like beta-propeller repeat protein — MPAVWKILSHFVLVWGAQWLGFVFLVASVWASPAAVAAEAAEDGWPQWGGVPRNFTVGVDGGESPVAVVWSADGPRELWRRDLGPGYSSLVFGGGRLFTLFREGESETVVAVASTSGETLWAFTYPAPPGPGRARGHGKGPHSTPLLAQIDGRRLLIAVGSNGAVYALDPADGALLWSFDLGAASGSTRFGHAASPLQVEDTVVLLAGGSEPRAVALSI, encoded by the coding sequence ATGCCTGCTGTTTGGAAGATCCTCAGCCACTTCGTTCTCGTTTGGGGGGCGCAGTGGCTGGGGTTCGTCTTCTTGGTGGCGTCGGTCTGGGCCTCGCCAGCGGCGGTTGCCGCCGAGGCTGCCGAGGACGGCTGGCCCCAATGGGGCGGTGTGCCTCGGAACTTCACCGTCGGCGTGGACGGTGGGGAGAGCCCGGTGGCCGTCGTCTGGTCTGCGGACGGGCCGCGGGAGCTGTGGCGCCGGGATCTCGGTCCCGGGTATTCCTCGCTGGTCTTTGGCGGGGGCCGGCTGTTCACCCTGTTTCGCGAGGGCGAGAGCGAAACCGTGGTCGCGGTGGCGAGCACTTCCGGCGAGACCCTGTGGGCGTTCACCTATCCCGCACCCCCCGGTCCCGGCCGAGCTCGGGGCCATGGCAAAGGCCCTCATTCGACGCCGCTGTTGGCCCAGATCGATGGCCGCAGGCTGCTCATCGCCGTCGGCTCCAACGGCGCGGTCTACGCTCTAGACCCTGCGGACGGCGCCCTCCTTTGGTCCTTCGATTTGGGGGCGGCTTCCGGGAGCACGCGCTTCGGCCACGCGGCGAGCCCGCTGCAGGTGGAGGACACGGTGGTGCTGCTGGCAGGAGGCTCGGAGCCCAGGGCAGTGGCGCTCTCGATTTAA